Proteins encoded by one window of Fimbriiglobus ruber:
- a CDS encoding sulfatase/phosphatase domain-containing protein — MGGGVREPTLAWWPGKIAAKSQSDVVAGTIDLLPTFVTIAGGRVPADPVIDGRDLSPVLFGTGTESPREAHYYFNGYNLQAIRQGPWKLAIAPQPESLTAGATDDTKTNPRLYNLDTDIGETTNVADQHPDVVRKLQALAAKMNEEIGGNAPKARRPAGIVTNPKPLYQIEEAPAATNAKPAALDKLAPGDTVRSAAGPQISGKALTVSCRVETDLRDTVIIAHGGSAAGYALYLKEGRVVFAVRTGQGDAITEVHSEPIQGSVQIKATLGRDGAMTLTVGEQAGVTGKAPGSVPRQPAEDFCVGHDNGQPVARYPDVKPFKGKITDLKVTTP, encoded by the coding sequence CTGGGAGGGGGCGTCCGCGAGCCTACGCTCGCCTGGTGGCCGGGGAAAATCGCCGCGAAGAGTCAGTCCGATGTCGTCGCCGGGACCATCGATTTGTTGCCAACGTTCGTGACGATCGCCGGGGGCCGCGTGCCGGCCGACCCGGTCATCGACGGCCGCGATTTGTCGCCCGTGCTGTTCGGCACGGGTACCGAATCTCCGCGGGAGGCCCACTATTACTTCAACGGGTACAACCTGCAGGCGATCCGCCAGGGGCCGTGGAAGCTCGCCATCGCTCCTCAGCCGGAATCCCTGACCGCGGGGGCCACGGACGACACCAAAACCAACCCCCGGCTTTACAACCTCGACACGGACATCGGCGAGACGACCAACGTGGCCGACCAGCACCCGGACGTAGTTCGCAAGCTCCAGGCGCTCGCCGCGAAGATGAACGAGGAGATCGGCGGCAATGCTCCGAAAGCCCGCCGGCCCGCGGGGATCGTGACCAACCCGAAACCGCTTTATCAGATCGAGGAGGCGCCCGCGGCTACCAACGCAAAGCCCGCGGCACTGGACAAGCTCGCGCCGGGCGACACCGTCCGCTCCGCGGCAGGTCCGCAGATCTCCGGCAAGGCATTGACCGTGTCGTGCCGCGTCGAGACCGACTTGCGCGACACGGTGATCATCGCCCACGGCGGCAGCGCGGCGGGGTATGCTCTTTATCTCAAAGAGGGCCGGGTGGTTTTCGCAGTGCGGACCGGACAAGGGGACGCGATCACCGAAGTTCACTCCGAGCCAATCCAGGGATCGGTACAAATCAAGGCCACACTCGGCCGTGATGGGGCCATGACGCTCACCGTTGGCGAGCAAGCCGGCGTCACCGGGAAAGCACCTGGGTCCGTTCCCCGGCAACCTGCGGAAGATTTCTGCGTAGGTCACGACAACGGCCAACCCGTTGCCCGCTATCCCGACGTGAAGCCGTTCAAGGGCAAGATCACCGATTTGAAGGTGACGACTCCCTGA
- a CDS encoding serine hydrolase domain-containing protein: MSDRTGPTRRELLQTAAVAGGAIASHRVAAGAADTPAVQTGLPQVKPVDIGMDPKRLQVAYDLMEKWTVGPNAPVPGGAILVGRHGKVIAPRFFGRQGPEADAGPIRRDAMFYMASVTKPVIYIGAMILVERGLLNLSDRVSRYVPEFTGGGKDDVQVIHLFTHTSGLPDELTNNADLRRQHAPLKAFIAGSIKADLLFKPGTRQSYASAGTLIVAEIIQRLSGKSIREFVHREIIDPLGLKSTGLGSQGLVRERIVRATVPDYQVGTDFGWNSTYWQEFGSPTGGLFSTPEDYAVVCALMMGGGRWGGVKLLSPATVRMMTSNRLDDLPDLPEAVRRTQPWGLGWRLNHLGMADSWGDLLDRQVFGHTGSSGNLVWMDPRTQGFCILLTNYLRARAPWRLVHLSNAIAAAFE; this comes from the coding sequence GTGAGCGACCGAACCGGGCCAACTCGCCGTGAACTGCTACAAACGGCCGCCGTTGCCGGAGGTGCCATCGCTTCCCACCGTGTCGCGGCAGGGGCTGCCGACACGCCCGCCGTCCAGACTGGCCTGCCCCAAGTCAAGCCCGTAGACATCGGCATGGACCCCAAGCGGCTTCAGGTCGCTTACGATTTGATGGAGAAGTGGACGGTCGGGCCGAATGCCCCCGTGCCGGGCGGGGCGATCCTCGTCGGCCGTCACGGGAAGGTAATTGCGCCTCGGTTCTTTGGTCGTCAGGGGCCGGAGGCTGACGCCGGACCGATCCGCCGCGATGCCATGTTTTACATGGCGTCCGTCACCAAGCCGGTCATTTACATCGGGGCGATGATTCTCGTCGAACGCGGTCTGCTCAACCTCAGCGACCGGGTCTCGCGGTACGTTCCCGAGTTCACGGGCGGGGGCAAAGATGACGTACAAGTCATCCATTTGTTCACGCACACCTCGGGCCTGCCGGATGAACTGACCAATAACGCCGATCTGCGGCGGCAGCACGCTCCCTTGAAGGCGTTCATCGCGGGGTCGATCAAGGCCGACCTGTTGTTCAAGCCCGGCACCCGGCAGAGTTACGCCAGTGCGGGCACCCTGATCGTTGCCGAGATCATCCAACGGCTGTCCGGGAAGTCGATCCGGGAGTTCGTCCACCGCGAGATCATCGACCCGTTGGGACTCAAGTCGACCGGGTTGGGTTCACAGGGGCTCGTCCGGGAGCGAATCGTCCGGGCGACGGTACCTGACTACCAGGTCGGGACGGACTTCGGCTGGAACAGCACCTACTGGCAAGAATTCGGCTCCCCGACCGGCGGCCTGTTCAGCACGCCGGAGGATTACGCCGTCGTCTGTGCCCTCATGATGGGCGGCGGGCGATGGGGTGGGGTCAAGCTCCTGTCGCCCGCCACCGTCCGCATGATGACGAGCAACCGCTTGGACGACCTGCCCGACCTGCCGGAAGCGGTCCGCCGCACCCAGCCGTGGGGCCTCGGGTGGCGGCTCAACCACCTGGGGATGGCCGACAGTTGGGGCGACTTGTTGGACCGGCAGGTGTTCGGTCACACCGGATCGTCGGGCAATCTCGTCTGGATGGACCCGCGGACCCAGGGCTTCTGCATTCTGCTCACAAACTACCTCCGAGCCCGGGCGCCGTGGCGACTGGTTCACCTGTCGAACGCGATCGCCGCGGCGTTCGAGTAG
- a CDS encoding ABC transporter ATP-binding protein — MAAAIHVSNLVKTYPARPPVEAVRGVDLQVQSGECFGLLGPNGAGKTTTLEILEGLLAPTSGDVEVLGWRWATDDRAIRERIGISLQETRLPDKLTVRETATLFRSFYPSGITPDEAVAAVSLQEKARSYVESLSGGQKQRLAVACALVGDPELLFLDEPTTGLDPQSRRELWDVIRAFKARGRTVLLTTHYMDEAERLCDRVAVIDHGRVIALGTPAELIRAAGGEHVIEVRLTGDLATCPMSADDLAKLPTVAAVRPADGGYALAAAEPHTALPALLILLQQKGVTPAGLGTRTATLDDVFLALTGRHLRDGDQPA; from the coding sequence ATGGCTGCCGCGATCCACGTATCGAACCTCGTTAAGACATACCCCGCGCGCCCGCCGGTTGAGGCCGTCCGGGGTGTGGACCTCCAGGTCCAGAGCGGCGAGTGCTTCGGCCTACTCGGGCCGAACGGCGCGGGTAAGACGACGACCCTCGAAATTCTCGAAGGGCTCCTCGCCCCCACGTCCGGGGACGTCGAAGTCCTCGGATGGCGGTGGGCCACGGACGATCGGGCGATCCGCGAGCGGATTGGCATTTCGCTTCAAGAAACCCGCCTCCCCGACAAGCTGACCGTCCGCGAAACGGCCACCCTGTTCCGGTCCTTCTACCCGTCCGGGATCACTCCCGACGAGGCGGTCGCCGCGGTCTCGCTCCAAGAGAAGGCCCGATCCTACGTGGAGAGCCTGTCCGGCGGACAAAAGCAGCGGTTGGCCGTCGCGTGTGCCCTGGTCGGCGACCCGGAGTTGCTGTTCCTGGACGAGCCGACCACCGGCCTCGACCCGCAATCCCGCCGGGAGTTGTGGGACGTGATCCGGGCATTTAAGGCCCGCGGCCGGACGGTGCTACTCACCACCCACTACATGGACGAAGCCGAGCGGTTGTGCGACCGGGTCGCGGTCATCGACCACGGCCGGGTGATCGCCCTCGGCACGCCGGCCGAATTGATCCGAGCGGCCGGCGGCGAACACGTCATCGAAGTCCGGCTCACCGGCGATCTGGCGACCTGCCCGATGAGCGCCGACGACCTCGCCAAATTACCCACCGTAGCCGCGGTGCGACCGGCGGACGGCGGGTACGCTCTGGCCGCGGCCGAGCCGCACACCGCTCTACCGGCCCTGCTCATTTTGCTTCAGCAGAAGGGTGTGACGCCGGCCGGCCTGGGCACCCGCACGGCTACCCTCGACGACGTGTTCCTGGCCCTCACCGGCCGGCACCTCCGGGACGGAGACCAGCCCGCATGA
- a CDS encoding DUF1501 domain-containing protein, which produces MSRHTHFRHPFISRRAAIQAGAIGLLGLGSNHIAGLQALAAENGSPVAGGKAKAVIYIFLSGGLSQHESFDMKPDAPENIRGEFRPIATRTPGVQICEHLPMLAARSQRWALVRSLTHPYTLHSLGHHVMLTGRTEKPAGFSDSAPRPTDFPAIASVVTGLFAPRNNLPPAAVLPEKLVHVSGRTIPGQFAGEMGPRFDPWFIEASNYRDTKYVHGAFPEYGFQRQTGKMTPPGYQFAAPRLELSRDLLPARVESRVRLLESLDHQHRALDHLAATDEYDRHFHSAASMLLDGRVHRALDVHAASTDLQERYGRNSFGWSLLLARQLIEAGVRMVQVNLGNDESWDTHENAFGNLKNYLLPPTDRAVSTLLDDLHDRGLLDDVLIVMAGEFGRTPRVFVDKTSATKTAGRDHWGMVQTVFFAGGGVKGGTVIGSSDKIGGYPATEPQKPENMAATIYQALGVPQSITWKDSLDRPHNVYHGDPIRGLT; this is translated from the coding sequence ATGTCCCGGCACACACATTTTCGCCACCCGTTCATTTCCCGAAGGGCCGCGATCCAGGCTGGGGCGATCGGCTTGCTCGGCCTCGGCTCGAACCACATTGCGGGCCTCCAGGCACTCGCGGCCGAGAACGGCTCGCCGGTCGCGGGCGGGAAAGCCAAAGCGGTCATTTACATCTTCCTCTCTGGCGGCCTCAGCCAGCACGAAAGTTTCGACATGAAGCCGGACGCGCCGGAGAACATCCGGGGCGAGTTCCGACCGATCGCCACCCGCACGCCGGGCGTCCAGATTTGCGAACACCTCCCGATGCTTGCCGCTCGGAGCCAACGATGGGCTCTCGTGCGGTCCCTGACGCATCCGTACACGCTCCACTCGCTCGGGCACCACGTCATGCTCACCGGCCGGACCGAGAAGCCGGCCGGGTTCAGCGATTCCGCCCCGCGACCGACGGACTTCCCGGCGATCGCGTCGGTCGTCACCGGCCTCTTCGCCCCGCGAAACAACCTGCCGCCCGCGGCGGTGCTGCCGGAGAAACTGGTCCACGTTTCCGGGCGGACGATCCCCGGCCAGTTCGCCGGCGAGATGGGGCCGCGGTTCGACCCGTGGTTCATCGAGGCGAGCAACTACCGCGACACGAAGTACGTCCACGGCGCGTTCCCGGAGTACGGCTTCCAGCGGCAGACCGGGAAGATGACGCCGCCCGGCTACCAGTTCGCGGCCCCGCGGCTCGAACTCTCCCGCGACCTGCTCCCCGCCCGCGTCGAATCGCGAGTCCGATTGCTCGAATCCCTCGACCACCAGCACCGAGCCCTCGACCACCTCGCGGCCACGGACGAATACGACCGTCACTTCCACTCGGCCGCCTCCATGCTGCTCGACGGCCGCGTCCACCGCGCCCTCGATGTCCACGCCGCCTCCACGGACTTGCAGGAGCGGTACGGCCGCAACTCGTTCGGCTGGTCGCTCCTGCTGGCCCGGCAACTGATCGAGGCCGGCGTGCGAATGGTGCAGGTGAACCTGGGCAACGACGAGAGTTGGGACACGCACGAAAACGCGTTCGGCAACCTCAAGAATTATTTGCTTCCGCCTACCGACCGGGCGGTGTCTACCCTGCTCGACGATCTGCACGACCGCGGTCTGCTCGACGACGTGCTGATCGTCATGGCCGGGGAATTCGGGCGGACGCCGCGGGTGTTCGTGGACAAGACGTCGGCCACGAAGACCGCCGGTCGCGACCACTGGGGCATGGTGCAGACGGTCTTCTTCGCGGGTGGCGGCGTCAAGGGCGGTACGGTCATCGGCTCGTCCGACAAGATCGGGGGCTACCCCGCGACCGAGCCGCAGAAGCCCGAGAACATGGCCGCCACCATCTACCAGGCCCTCGGCGTTCCCCAGTCGATCACCTGGAAAGACTCGCTCGACCGACCGCACAACGTCTACCACGGCGACCCGATCCGCGGGCTGACGTGA
- a CDS encoding ABC transporter permease — protein sequence MNAALRQLILTRFREFFRRPGAVFWVYGFPLMLAAILGFAFQNRPVERIPVDVSIEGAGGEAAATAIKAKLERDSRVAVTTGTDRECRDRLRSAKTGLVVVPAAGPGHYEYVLDPNRPESVLARAAADSALVRADAPGLATPTEVAFDEPGGRYIDFLIPGLVGANLMGGGLWGVGFVVVDMRVRKLLKRFLATPMRQRDFLFALMLSRAVFTLIEVAILLLFGWLAFGVGVRGNPLTLAVLVVLGAGCFGGIGLLVACRVETIESVSGLMNAVMLPMYLLGGVFFSANQFPAEIQPFIRVLPLTALLDGMRAVMNEGAGWAAAARPALVLTAWGVASFAIALRFFRWR from the coding sequence ATGAACGCTGCCCTCCGGCAACTCATCTTGACCCGGTTCCGGGAGTTCTTCCGGCGGCCGGGTGCGGTCTTCTGGGTCTACGGCTTCCCGCTCATGTTGGCAGCCATCCTCGGCTTCGCGTTCCAGAACCGGCCGGTCGAGCGCATCCCAGTGGACGTGAGCATCGAGGGGGCCGGCGGGGAAGCAGCCGCGACGGCGATCAAAGCCAAACTCGAACGCGACTCGCGGGTGGCCGTGACCACCGGGACGGACCGGGAATGCCGGGACCGGCTGCGATCCGCAAAGACAGGGCTGGTCGTCGTCCCGGCCGCCGGCCCGGGGCACTACGAATACGTCCTCGATCCGAACCGGCCGGAATCGGTCCTCGCGCGGGCGGCGGCCGACAGCGCCCTGGTCCGGGCCGACGCCCCCGGACTGGCGACCCCGACGGAGGTGGCGTTCGACGAGCCCGGCGGTCGGTACATCGACTTCCTCATCCCCGGCTTGGTCGGGGCGAACCTGATGGGCGGGGGATTGTGGGGCGTCGGGTTCGTGGTCGTGGACATGCGGGTGCGGAAGCTGCTCAAGCGATTTCTCGCCACCCCGATGCGCCAGCGGGACTTCCTCTTCGCCCTGATGCTCAGCCGGGCCGTGTTCACCCTGATCGAAGTGGCGATCCTCTTGTTGTTCGGTTGGCTGGCGTTCGGGGTCGGGGTGCGGGGCAACCCACTCACGCTGGCCGTCCTGGTCGTGCTGGGAGCCGGGTGCTTTGGCGGGATCGGGCTCCTCGTCGCGTGCCGGGTCGAAACAATCGAGTCGGTGTCCGGCCTGATGAACGCGGTGATGCTGCCGATGTACCTGCTCGGCGGGGTCTTTTTCTCGGCCAACCAATTCCCGGCCGAAATCCAGCCATTCATTCGGGTGCTGCCCCTGACGGCCCTACTCGACGGGATGCGGGCCGTCATGAACGAGGGAGCCGGGTGGGCCGCCGCCGCCCGGCCGGCGCTCGTGTTGACGGCCTGGGGCGTAGCCAGTTTCGCGATCGCGCTCCGGTTCTTCCGCTGGCGGTAA
- a CDS encoding sulfatase-like hydrolase/transferase — protein sequence MSYRILAVVALSLIASLAPAAETKPNVVVIFIDDLGYADIGPFGATKQKTPNLDRMAAEGMKLTSFYAAPVCSVSRAQLMTGCYGARVSVPGVYSPAGAQGLNPKEVTVAERLKDLGYATQCVGKWHLGDQPEFLPTKQGFDHYLGIPYSNDMQRKSKTSGTRVVPLVRDDKVAELLTDEQQSRIVERYTAEAVGFIRANKDRPFFLYLPHTAVHTPIHAGEKFRGKSNNGRFGDWVEEIDWSVGQVLDALRELKLSERTLVVFTSDNGPWLIKGADGGSAKPLRGGKGSTWEGASASLRSPGGRGKSPRRVSPMSSPGPSICCQRS from the coding sequence ATGAGCTACCGCATTCTCGCCGTGGTCGCCCTTTCTCTGATCGCATCCCTGGCCCCGGCCGCGGAGACGAAGCCTAATGTCGTCGTGATCTTCATCGACGATCTGGGATACGCGGACATCGGCCCGTTTGGGGCGACGAAGCAAAAAACGCCGAACCTGGACCGGATGGCTGCGGAGGGGATGAAACTCACGAGCTTCTACGCCGCCCCGGTCTGCTCGGTCTCGCGTGCCCAGCTTATGACCGGCTGCTACGGAGCCCGCGTGTCCGTACCGGGCGTCTACTCCCCGGCCGGTGCGCAAGGGCTCAACCCCAAGGAGGTCACGGTCGCCGAGCGGCTCAAGGATCTCGGCTACGCGACCCAGTGCGTCGGCAAGTGGCACCTCGGCGACCAACCCGAGTTCCTGCCCACGAAGCAGGGCTTCGACCACTACCTCGGTATCCCGTACTCGAACGACATGCAGCGGAAATCGAAGACGAGCGGCACCCGCGTCGTCCCGCTCGTCCGCGACGACAAGGTCGCCGAACTGCTGACCGACGAACAGCAGAGCCGGATCGTCGAGCGGTACACGGCCGAAGCCGTGGGGTTCATCCGTGCGAACAAGGACCGGCCGTTCTTCCTGTACCTCCCGCACACGGCCGTCCACACGCCCATTCACGCGGGCGAGAAGTTCCGCGGCAAGTCTAACAACGGCCGGTTCGGTGACTGGGTCGAGGAAATCGACTGGAGCGTCGGCCAAGTGTTGGACGCCCTGCGGGAACTGAAACTGTCCGAGCGGACGCTGGTGGTCTTCACCAGCGACAACGGGCCGTGGCTCATCAAGGGGGCGGACGGCGGCAGTGCCAAACCGCTCCGGGGCGGGAAGGGAAGTACCTGGGAGGGGGCGTCCGCGAGCCTACGCTCGCCTGGTGGCCGGGGAAAATCGCCGCGAAGAGTCAGTCCGATGTCGTCGCCGGGACCATCGATTTGTTGCCAACGTTCGTGA
- a CDS encoding IS66 family transposase: MNLSASTDGNDSGREVATPAAASWPEVIAGIRDDDRTPLVLLLLKVIEEYSQRIADLETELTQLTGEITQLKGGPKKPASNSKPSKLSKPFTPPLPDGKRPGSQKRSKTHDLPIHAEVPVTPKPLPPDAKLLRRDAFVVQDLVIKTHNTRYWLETWQAPTGEWIRGELPAGIRGHFGPGLLGFVLQQHYAAHVPQSRLLEELRDYGVDISAGQVNNMLTENHAAFHAEKDALLPTALQVFTCLNVDDSGAPHQGRYGSCLCICNEFFTSFHSSDTKERSKFLDVLRCGRIDYVLNEHAWAYLTRQGLPAKIWPLLQAEVSTGDVGERPFVTRTFADVSAWNQHLDGLGIDNAKHRQTMTEAALLGSAIAHGLSPNLGLVSDGSAIYALFVHGLCWIHQERNLAKLTPCGREQCQAMEEVLTAVWQLYADLKAYRLAPTPSQAELLRARFDAIVGRTTIWPELNAALQRMAGKKADLLRVLDRPDLPLHTNTAERDFRDWATKRKISAGTRGELGKRCRDTFLSLKSTCKKLGVRFTSYLQDRILKAGELLPLSELVRQRAAGSATI, translated from the coding sequence ATGAACCTTTCCGCGAGTACTGACGGCAACGACTCCGGCCGGGAGGTGGCAACACCCGCGGCGGCGTCATGGCCAGAAGTCATCGCGGGCATCCGCGACGACGACAGAACCCCTCTCGTGCTTCTCTTGCTGAAGGTGATCGAAGAGTACTCCCAACGCATTGCGGATCTCGAAACCGAACTTACGCAACTCACGGGAGAGATCACACAACTCAAGGGAGGTCCGAAGAAACCCGCGTCCAACAGCAAGCCCAGCAAGTTAAGCAAGCCCTTCACTCCTCCATTGCCCGATGGCAAGAGGCCCGGTTCGCAGAAGCGTTCGAAGACCCACGATCTGCCGATTCACGCCGAGGTTCCGGTCACGCCGAAACCGTTGCCGCCCGACGCGAAGTTGTTGCGTCGCGATGCGTTCGTCGTGCAGGATCTGGTGATCAAAACACACAACACGCGGTATTGGTTGGAAACCTGGCAGGCGCCGACGGGGGAGTGGATTCGTGGCGAACTGCCGGCGGGAATTCGCGGGCATTTCGGTCCCGGATTGCTTGGTTTCGTGTTGCAACAGCATTACGCGGCCCACGTTCCCCAGAGTCGCCTTCTCGAAGAATTGCGGGATTACGGCGTCGACATTTCCGCGGGCCAAGTCAACAACATGTTGACCGAGAATCACGCGGCGTTTCACGCAGAGAAGGACGCCTTGTTGCCGACGGCCTTGCAGGTTTTCACCTGCCTGAACGTGGACGATTCGGGGGCTCCCCACCAGGGACGTTACGGTTCGTGTCTGTGCATTTGCAATGAATTCTTCACGTCCTTCCACAGCAGCGACACGAAAGAGCGGAGCAAATTCCTGGATGTGCTGCGTTGCGGTCGGATCGATTATGTGCTGAACGAGCATGCCTGGGCCTACCTGACGCGACAGGGGTTGCCTGCCAAAATCTGGCCGTTGTTGCAAGCCGAGGTGTCGACCGGCGACGTGGGGGAGCGTCCGTTCGTGACACGGACGTTCGCGGATGTGTCGGCCTGGAATCAGCATTTGGATGGCCTGGGAATCGACAACGCGAAGCATCGTCAAACGATGACGGAGGCGGCGTTGCTGGGCAGCGCGATTGCTCACGGCCTATCGCCGAACTTGGGCCTCGTCAGCGATGGCTCGGCGATTTATGCCCTGTTCGTTCATGGCTTGTGCTGGATTCACCAGGAACGCAATCTGGCCAAGTTGACGCCGTGTGGCCGTGAGCAATGTCAAGCGATGGAAGAGGTGTTGACGGCGGTCTGGCAACTGTACGCCGACTTGAAGGCGTATCGTTTGGCGCCGACGCCGAGCCAGGCCGAGTTGCTGCGAGCGCGTTTCGATGCCATCGTCGGCCGCACGACCATCTGGCCGGAGTTGAACGCGGCGTTGCAGCGTATGGCGGGCAAGAAAGCGGACTTGTTACGGGTTCTGGATCGTCCGGACCTGCCGCTGCACACCAACACGGCCGAGCGTGATTTTCGGGACTGGGCGACGAAGCGGAAGATCAGTGCCGGCACGCGTGGCGAGTTGGGCAAGCGTTGCCGGGATACGTTTTTGAGTTTGAAGTCGACGTGCAAGAAGCTGGGAGTTCGCTTTACGTCCTACCTTCAGGATCGAATCCTGAAGGCGGGAGAGTTACTTCCTTTATCGGAGTTGGTCCGCCAGAGAGCGGCCGGTTCCGCAACGATATAG